In Nicotiana tabacum cultivar K326 chromosome 19, ASM71507v2, whole genome shotgun sequence, one DNA window encodes the following:
- the LOC107806592 gene encoding protein FAR1-RELATED SEQUENCE 11-like isoform X1: MKPLIRFSDSVCSEQYLDKFIMSEEAGQMMVLYGDSSDQRSLSLDDTSSTEESPDQTRLSLETTNDAVPYIGQRFPTHDAAYEFYAEFARGCGFSIRRHRTEGKDGVGKGLTRRYFVCHRAGNTPVKAANDNRPQRNRKSSRCGCQAYMRISKTTDLGVPEWRVTGFMNHHNHELLEPNQVRFLPAYRSISDSDKSRILMFAKTGISVQQMMRLMELEKGVEPGFLPFTEKDVRNLLQSFRKVDPEDESIDLLRMCRNIKEKDPNFKYDFSLDSNNKLENIAWSYASSIQSYDVFGDAVVFDTTHRLAAFDMPLGIWVGVNNYGMPCFFGCVLLREETLRSYSWSLKAFLAFMNGKAPQTVLTDQNMCLKEAINLEMPSTKHALCIWLIVSKFPSWFNAVLGVRYNDWKAEFHRLYNLESVEDFELGWRDMVNSFGLHTNRHIASLFALRSLWALPYLRSHVFAGMTTAGHSKSINAFIQRFLSAQTRLAHFVEQVAVTVDFKDQAGEQQTMQQNLQNICLKTGAPMEAHAATVLTPFAFSKLQEQLVLAAHYASFQMEDGFLVRHHTKLEGGRKVYWVPREGIISCSCHQFEFSGILCRHALRVLSTGNCFQIPDRYLPHRWRRFSTPSTKSLQNTHNDHTERVQLLQSMVSTLVTESAKSRERLEIATENVSILLLKIREQPICSQGVRELSSNQRNI; the protein is encoded by the exons ATGAAACCATTGATTCGTTTCTCTGATTCT GTTTGTAGTGAGCAGTATCTTGACAAgtttataatgtctgaagaggCTGGGCAAATGATGGTACTTTATGGCGATTCCTCGGATCAGAGATCTCTGTCTTTGGATGATACAAGCAGCACTGAGGAATCACCCGATCAAACAAGGCTGTCTCTGGAGACAACTAATGATGCAGTTCCGTATATAGGACAAAGATTTCCCACTCACGATGCTGCTTATGAATTCTATGCTGAATTTGCCAGAGGCTGTGGTTTTTCAATCAGGCGTCACCGTACAGAAGGGAAAGATGGTGTGGGCAAAGGGCTTACAAGACGCTATTTTGTTTGCCATCGTGCAGGCAACACTCCTGTCAAAGCCGCTAATGATAATAGGCCTCAGAGAAACAGAAAATCCTCCCGATGTGGATGCCAAGCATATATGCGGATAAGCAAGACAACTGACTTAGGAGTGCCTGAATGGAGAGTGACTGGTTTCATGAACCACCATAATCACGAACTTCTAGAGCCAAACCAAGTACGCTTTCTTCCTGCATATCGCAGCATATCAGATTCAGACAAGAGTCGAATTCTAATGTTTGCAAAAACGGGAATCTCAGTGCAGCAAATGATGAGGCTTATGGAGCTCGAGAAGGGTGTGGAACCGGGCTTTTTGCCATTTACCGAGAAGGATGTTAGAAATTTGCTTCAGTCATTCAGGAAGGTGGATCCTGAGGACGAAAGCATAGACTTGTTGAGAATGTGTAGAAATATTAAGGAAAAAGATCCCAATTTCAAGTATGATTTTTCACTAGATTCCAACAACAAGTTAGAAAATATTGCATGGTCATATGCCTCATCCATCCAATCATATGACGTTTTTGGCGATGCTGTGGTGTTTGATACAACTCATCGATTGGCTGCTTTTGACATGCCGCTCGGGATATGGGTCGGAGTGAACAACTATGGTATGCCATGCTTCTTTGGCTGTGTTCTTTTGCGAGAGGAAACTTTGAGATCCTACTCTTGGTCTTTGAAG GCATTCTTGGCCTTCATGAATGGGAAGGCTCCACAAACAGTGCTGACTGATCAAAATATGTGTCTCAAAGAAGCAATTAACTTGGAGATGCCCTCAACTAAGCATGCCCTTTGCATTTGGCTTATCGTTTCAAAGTTTCCATCATGGTTTAATGCTGTTTTAGGAGTGCGGTACAATGATTGGAAGGCTGAGTTTCACCGACTCTATAATTTGGAATCTGTGGAGGACTTTGAATTGGGTTGGAGAGACATGGTGAACTCGTTCGGACTGCATACAAACAGGCATATTGCCAGTTTATTTGCCTTGAGATCACTGTGGGCGCTACCATACCTTAGGAGCCATGTTTTTGCTGGTATGACCACAGCTGGCCACTCAAAGTCAATCAATGCTTTTATCCAACGGTTTCTGAGTGCACAAACCCGGCTAGCACATTTTGTGGAACAA GTTGCTGTTACAGTTGATTTCAAGGATCAAGCAGGAGAACAGCAGACTATGCAACAAAATCTGCAAAATATATGCCTGAAAACAGGCGCTCCCATGGAAGCACATGCTGCTACAGTTCTGACACCATTCGCATTCTCCAAGCTTCAAGAACAACTTGTTTTGGCTGCCCATTATGCATCATTTCAGATGGAAGACGGTTTCCTTGTCCGACACCACACAAAACTCGAGGGGGGGCGGAAAGTTTACTGGGTTCCAAGAGAGGGCATCATAAGCTGCAGCTGCCATCAATTTGAGTTCTCTGGAATACTTTGTCGCCATGCTCTCCGTGTTCTGTCCACTGGAAATTGCTTCCAAATACCAGATAGATATCTGCCGCATCGGTGGCGACGATTCAGTACACCATCGACAAAATCTCTTCAAAATACTCACAATGACCACACTGAGAGGGTTCAGTTACTGCAGAGTATGGTTTCTACTCTAGTAACAGAATCAGCAAAGTCAAGGGAACGCCTTGAGATTGCAACAGAGAACGTGTCAATCCTTTTATTGAAGATAAGAGAACAGCCAATTTGTTCACAAGGTGTTAGAGAGTTGTCCTCAAATCAGAGAAATATTTGA
- the LOC107806592 gene encoding protein FAR1-RELATED SEQUENCE 11-like isoform X2: MSEEAGQMMVLYGDSSDQRSLSLDDTSSTEESPDQTRLSLETTNDAVPYIGQRFPTHDAAYEFYAEFARGCGFSIRRHRTEGKDGVGKGLTRRYFVCHRAGNTPVKAANDNRPQRNRKSSRCGCQAYMRISKTTDLGVPEWRVTGFMNHHNHELLEPNQVRFLPAYRSISDSDKSRILMFAKTGISVQQMMRLMELEKGVEPGFLPFTEKDVRNLLQSFRKVDPEDESIDLLRMCRNIKEKDPNFKYDFSLDSNNKLENIAWSYASSIQSYDVFGDAVVFDTTHRLAAFDMPLGIWVGVNNYGMPCFFGCVLLREETLRSYSWSLKAFLAFMNGKAPQTVLTDQNMCLKEAINLEMPSTKHALCIWLIVSKFPSWFNAVLGVRYNDWKAEFHRLYNLESVEDFELGWRDMVNSFGLHTNRHIASLFALRSLWALPYLRSHVFAGMTTAGHSKSINAFIQRFLSAQTRLAHFVEQVAVTVDFKDQAGEQQTMQQNLQNICLKTGAPMEAHAATVLTPFAFSKLQEQLVLAAHYASFQMEDGFLVRHHTKLEGGRKVYWVPREGIISCSCHQFEFSGILCRHALRVLSTGNCFQIPDRYLPHRWRRFSTPSTKSLQNTHNDHTERVQLLQSMVSTLVTESAKSRERLEIATENVSILLLKIREQPICSQGVRELSSNQRNI, translated from the exons atgtctgaagaggCTGGGCAAATGATGGTACTTTATGGCGATTCCTCGGATCAGAGATCTCTGTCTTTGGATGATACAAGCAGCACTGAGGAATCACCCGATCAAACAAGGCTGTCTCTGGAGACAACTAATGATGCAGTTCCGTATATAGGACAAAGATTTCCCACTCACGATGCTGCTTATGAATTCTATGCTGAATTTGCCAGAGGCTGTGGTTTTTCAATCAGGCGTCACCGTACAGAAGGGAAAGATGGTGTGGGCAAAGGGCTTACAAGACGCTATTTTGTTTGCCATCGTGCAGGCAACACTCCTGTCAAAGCCGCTAATGATAATAGGCCTCAGAGAAACAGAAAATCCTCCCGATGTGGATGCCAAGCATATATGCGGATAAGCAAGACAACTGACTTAGGAGTGCCTGAATGGAGAGTGACTGGTTTCATGAACCACCATAATCACGAACTTCTAGAGCCAAACCAAGTACGCTTTCTTCCTGCATATCGCAGCATATCAGATTCAGACAAGAGTCGAATTCTAATGTTTGCAAAAACGGGAATCTCAGTGCAGCAAATGATGAGGCTTATGGAGCTCGAGAAGGGTGTGGAACCGGGCTTTTTGCCATTTACCGAGAAGGATGTTAGAAATTTGCTTCAGTCATTCAGGAAGGTGGATCCTGAGGACGAAAGCATAGACTTGTTGAGAATGTGTAGAAATATTAAGGAAAAAGATCCCAATTTCAAGTATGATTTTTCACTAGATTCCAACAACAAGTTAGAAAATATTGCATGGTCATATGCCTCATCCATCCAATCATATGACGTTTTTGGCGATGCTGTGGTGTTTGATACAACTCATCGATTGGCTGCTTTTGACATGCCGCTCGGGATATGGGTCGGAGTGAACAACTATGGTATGCCATGCTTCTTTGGCTGTGTTCTTTTGCGAGAGGAAACTTTGAGATCCTACTCTTGGTCTTTGAAG GCATTCTTGGCCTTCATGAATGGGAAGGCTCCACAAACAGTGCTGACTGATCAAAATATGTGTCTCAAAGAAGCAATTAACTTGGAGATGCCCTCAACTAAGCATGCCCTTTGCATTTGGCTTATCGTTTCAAAGTTTCCATCATGGTTTAATGCTGTTTTAGGAGTGCGGTACAATGATTGGAAGGCTGAGTTTCACCGACTCTATAATTTGGAATCTGTGGAGGACTTTGAATTGGGTTGGAGAGACATGGTGAACTCGTTCGGACTGCATACAAACAGGCATATTGCCAGTTTATTTGCCTTGAGATCACTGTGGGCGCTACCATACCTTAGGAGCCATGTTTTTGCTGGTATGACCACAGCTGGCCACTCAAAGTCAATCAATGCTTTTATCCAACGGTTTCTGAGTGCACAAACCCGGCTAGCACATTTTGTGGAACAA GTTGCTGTTACAGTTGATTTCAAGGATCAAGCAGGAGAACAGCAGACTATGCAACAAAATCTGCAAAATATATGCCTGAAAACAGGCGCTCCCATGGAAGCACATGCTGCTACAGTTCTGACACCATTCGCATTCTCCAAGCTTCAAGAACAACTTGTTTTGGCTGCCCATTATGCATCATTTCAGATGGAAGACGGTTTCCTTGTCCGACACCACACAAAACTCGAGGGGGGGCGGAAAGTTTACTGGGTTCCAAGAGAGGGCATCATAAGCTGCAGCTGCCATCAATTTGAGTTCTCTGGAATACTTTGTCGCCATGCTCTCCGTGTTCTGTCCACTGGAAATTGCTTCCAAATACCAGATAGATATCTGCCGCATCGGTGGCGACGATTCAGTACACCATCGACAAAATCTCTTCAAAATACTCACAATGACCACACTGAGAGGGTTCAGTTACTGCAGAGTATGGTTTCTACTCTAGTAACAGAATCAGCAAAGTCAAGGGAACGCCTTGAGATTGCAACAGAGAACGTGTCAATCCTTTTATTGAAGATAAGAGAACAGCCAATTTGTTCACAAGGTGTTAGAGAGTTGTCCTCAAATCAGAGAAATATTTGA
- the LOC107806592 gene encoding protein FAR1-RELATED SEQUENCE 11-like isoform X3, which translates to MMVLYGDSSDQRSLSLDDTSSTEESPDQTRLSLETTNDAVPYIGQRFPTHDAAYEFYAEFARGCGFSIRRHRTEGKDGVGKGLTRRYFVCHRAGNTPVKAANDNRPQRNRKSSRCGCQAYMRISKTTDLGVPEWRVTGFMNHHNHELLEPNQVRFLPAYRSISDSDKSRILMFAKTGISVQQMMRLMELEKGVEPGFLPFTEKDVRNLLQSFRKVDPEDESIDLLRMCRNIKEKDPNFKYDFSLDSNNKLENIAWSYASSIQSYDVFGDAVVFDTTHRLAAFDMPLGIWVGVNNYGMPCFFGCVLLREETLRSYSWSLKAFLAFMNGKAPQTVLTDQNMCLKEAINLEMPSTKHALCIWLIVSKFPSWFNAVLGVRYNDWKAEFHRLYNLESVEDFELGWRDMVNSFGLHTNRHIASLFALRSLWALPYLRSHVFAGMTTAGHSKSINAFIQRFLSAQTRLAHFVEQVAVTVDFKDQAGEQQTMQQNLQNICLKTGAPMEAHAATVLTPFAFSKLQEQLVLAAHYASFQMEDGFLVRHHTKLEGGRKVYWVPREGIISCSCHQFEFSGILCRHALRVLSTGNCFQIPDRYLPHRWRRFSTPSTKSLQNTHNDHTERVQLLQSMVSTLVTESAKSRERLEIATENVSILLLKIREQPICSQGVRELSSNQRNI; encoded by the exons ATGATGGTACTTTATGGCGATTCCTCGGATCAGAGATCTCTGTCTTTGGATGATACAAGCAGCACTGAGGAATCACCCGATCAAACAAGGCTGTCTCTGGAGACAACTAATGATGCAGTTCCGTATATAGGACAAAGATTTCCCACTCACGATGCTGCTTATGAATTCTATGCTGAATTTGCCAGAGGCTGTGGTTTTTCAATCAGGCGTCACCGTACAGAAGGGAAAGATGGTGTGGGCAAAGGGCTTACAAGACGCTATTTTGTTTGCCATCGTGCAGGCAACACTCCTGTCAAAGCCGCTAATGATAATAGGCCTCAGAGAAACAGAAAATCCTCCCGATGTGGATGCCAAGCATATATGCGGATAAGCAAGACAACTGACTTAGGAGTGCCTGAATGGAGAGTGACTGGTTTCATGAACCACCATAATCACGAACTTCTAGAGCCAAACCAAGTACGCTTTCTTCCTGCATATCGCAGCATATCAGATTCAGACAAGAGTCGAATTCTAATGTTTGCAAAAACGGGAATCTCAGTGCAGCAAATGATGAGGCTTATGGAGCTCGAGAAGGGTGTGGAACCGGGCTTTTTGCCATTTACCGAGAAGGATGTTAGAAATTTGCTTCAGTCATTCAGGAAGGTGGATCCTGAGGACGAAAGCATAGACTTGTTGAGAATGTGTAGAAATATTAAGGAAAAAGATCCCAATTTCAAGTATGATTTTTCACTAGATTCCAACAACAAGTTAGAAAATATTGCATGGTCATATGCCTCATCCATCCAATCATATGACGTTTTTGGCGATGCTGTGGTGTTTGATACAACTCATCGATTGGCTGCTTTTGACATGCCGCTCGGGATATGGGTCGGAGTGAACAACTATGGTATGCCATGCTTCTTTGGCTGTGTTCTTTTGCGAGAGGAAACTTTGAGATCCTACTCTTGGTCTTTGAAG GCATTCTTGGCCTTCATGAATGGGAAGGCTCCACAAACAGTGCTGACTGATCAAAATATGTGTCTCAAAGAAGCAATTAACTTGGAGATGCCCTCAACTAAGCATGCCCTTTGCATTTGGCTTATCGTTTCAAAGTTTCCATCATGGTTTAATGCTGTTTTAGGAGTGCGGTACAATGATTGGAAGGCTGAGTTTCACCGACTCTATAATTTGGAATCTGTGGAGGACTTTGAATTGGGTTGGAGAGACATGGTGAACTCGTTCGGACTGCATACAAACAGGCATATTGCCAGTTTATTTGCCTTGAGATCACTGTGGGCGCTACCATACCTTAGGAGCCATGTTTTTGCTGGTATGACCACAGCTGGCCACTCAAAGTCAATCAATGCTTTTATCCAACGGTTTCTGAGTGCACAAACCCGGCTAGCACATTTTGTGGAACAA GTTGCTGTTACAGTTGATTTCAAGGATCAAGCAGGAGAACAGCAGACTATGCAACAAAATCTGCAAAATATATGCCTGAAAACAGGCGCTCCCATGGAAGCACATGCTGCTACAGTTCTGACACCATTCGCATTCTCCAAGCTTCAAGAACAACTTGTTTTGGCTGCCCATTATGCATCATTTCAGATGGAAGACGGTTTCCTTGTCCGACACCACACAAAACTCGAGGGGGGGCGGAAAGTTTACTGGGTTCCAAGAGAGGGCATCATAAGCTGCAGCTGCCATCAATTTGAGTTCTCTGGAATACTTTGTCGCCATGCTCTCCGTGTTCTGTCCACTGGAAATTGCTTCCAAATACCAGATAGATATCTGCCGCATCGGTGGCGACGATTCAGTACACCATCGACAAAATCTCTTCAAAATACTCACAATGACCACACTGAGAGGGTTCAGTTACTGCAGAGTATGGTTTCTACTCTAGTAACAGAATCAGCAAAGTCAAGGGAACGCCTTGAGATTGCAACAGAGAACGTGTCAATCCTTTTATTGAAGATAAGAGAACAGCCAATTTGTTCACAAGGTGTTAGAGAGTTGTCCTCAAATCAGAGAAATATTTGA